The following is a genomic window from Hymenobacter monticola.
CCGGCGGCCCGCACCGCCACACCGGCCGCCTGAATCGCACCATGCTGCTGCGCATTCTGGAGCAGCGCCACCAGTTTCCGGCCGAGCAGGCCGAGTACTTCCTGTGCGGGCCCGAGGGCCTGATGACCGAAGCCCAGGCCGCCCTGGCTTTGCTGGGCGTGCCCGAGGCCCGCGTGCGCCGCGAAAGCTTCGCCGCCAGCGCCGACAACGCCGAACTAATGGCCGCCCAGCCCAGTGGCCACGGAGATGTGTCGACCAACCCGGGCGACGACACCAAGTCTACCCGTACCGTGACGCTGCAATACGAAGGCAGCGAGTACGTTATTGAAGTGCCGGCCGGCAAAACCATTCTCGATACCGCCCTCGACGAAGACATCGACCTGCCGTATTCCTGCCAGGCGGGCGTGTGCACCGCCTGCCGCGGCAAGTGCCTGAGCGGCAAGGTGCATCTGGATGAGCGCGAAGGCTTGTCGGACTCGGAATTGAAGCAAGGCTACATCCTGACCTGCGTGGGCCACCCCATGACCGACGGCGTGGTGATTGAGATTGGCTAGAAAAGGCTGGCTGCCAGACTGGCCGCAGCCAGCGCTGCGGAGGTTGCCGGCTTTATCTTACGAAAACCGGGAAAAACATTCGACCTGCCGGGAGTTTGTTCCGTAAATCGTAGGTTGCGAGTCCGAGCCGTTGACGCCGCTCGCCCTATTAAAAAATATCCCAGATGCTACTAGTTGAACCTACCGCCGAGTCGGCCACCGACACCAGCCGGCCGCCGCGGCACTATTTGCCCGAAGACTTTCTGGTGACCGATTGGGCCACCATTGAGCCTTTTTTTCAGGAGCTGCAAAGCCGGCCGGTGCATACGTCCGCCGAGCTGGAACGCTGGCTCCTCGACCGCTCCGAGCTGGAAGCCGTGCTGAGCGAGGACCTCGCCTGGCGCTACATCCACATGACCTGCGACACGCAGGACCCGGCCCGGGCCGAGGCGTTTCAGTACTTCGTGAACGAGGTGGAGCCGCTGGTGGCCCCCTACGACCACGCCCTGAACGAAAAGATGCTGGCCTCGGAATACCTGGCCGGCCTCGACGAGCGCCGCTACGGCGTGTTTCTGCGCTCGGTGCGCCGGGCCTCGGAAATTTACCGGGCCGAAAACATCCCGCTCAAAACCGACATCAGCACCAAGCAGCAGCAGTATGCCGCCACGGTGGGCGCCATGAACGTGACCCTCGACGGCCAGGAGCTGACCCTGCCCCAGGCCGCCGACCGCCTCAAAAACCCTGACCGCGCAGTGCGCGAAACGGCCTGGCGCGCCATTCAGGCCCGCCGCCTGCAGGACGCCAAGCCGCTCGACGCGCTGTTCACCGAACTCATCGGCCTGCGCCACGAGGTGGCCTTGAACGCTGGTTTTGCCAATTTCCGCGATTACATGTTTGCCGCCCTGGGCCGGTTCGACTACACGCCGCAGGACTGCTTCGACTTCCACGCCGCCATCCGCGAAACGGTGGTGCCGCTGATTGACAACTTCGACCTGGAGCGCCGCCAGGACCTGAACCTGCCCGCCCTGCGCCCCTGGGACCTCGACGTGGACCCCAGCGGCCAGCCGCCTTTGCGCCCCTTCGGCACCGGCGAGGAATTGCTGGAAAAAACCATCACTGTTTTCCAGAACCTTGATTCTTACCTGGGCGACTGCCTGCGCACCATGCGCCAGATGGGCCACCTCGACCTGGAAAGCCGGAAAGGCAAAGCCCCCGGCGGCTACAACTACCCGCTGGACGAAACAGGCGTACCCTTCATCTTCATGAACGCCACCAGCAGCCTGCGCGACGTGGTGACCATGCTGCACGAAGGCGGCCACGCCGTGCACAGCTTCCTCACCCGCGGCCTGCCGCTGGGCGCCGACAAGCACCCGCCGTCCGAAGTGGCCGAGCTGGCCTCGATGAGCATGGAGTTGATGAGCATGGACCAATGGCACGTCTTCTTTCCCGACGCCGACGACCTGCGCCGCGCCAAGAAAACCCACCTCGAAAGCGTGCTCGAAACCTTCCCCTGGGTGGCCACCATCGATAAGTTTCAGCACTGGGTGTACGAGCACCCCACCCACACCGAGGCCGAACGCCACGCCCGCTGGGTTCAGCTGTTCGACGAGTTCAACCAACGCACGGTGGACTGGACGGGCCTCGAAACCTTTAAGCCCTACCTCTGGCAGAAGCAGCTGCACCTCTACGAAGTGCCCTTCTACTACATCGAGTACGCCATGGCCCAGCTCGGCGCCATTGCCGTATGGCGCAACTTCCGCCAGAACCCCACGGAGGGCCTGGCCGCTTACAAGCGTGCCCTGGCCCTGGGCTACACCGCGCCCATCGGCCAGATTTACGCCGCCGCCGGCATCCGCTTCGACTTCAGCACCGAGTACCTGCGCACCCTGGCCGACTTCGTGCGCGAAGAGATGGAGGCGCTTTAGCAGTTCATTGGCACCCAATAAAAAGGCGGCTGGCAAATTTGCCAGCCGCCTTTTTATTGGCTTTCGGTTTCGTTTAGGAAGCGCCGCCGGGCTTGGTGGTCGACGTTGTAGTATTGGTGTCTTTGTCGCACTCTTTCTTGTGCTTGGGACGCGGGTCGCAGTCTTTGCGGCCGCAGGAAGACAAGGCGAGGCCGGTGAGCAGCAGGGCCGGCAGAAAGCGCCGGAAAAGCGTAGCGGTGGTGTGCATGGCGAAAGCGTTAGTGGTGTTAAGTGGCTGAAATATACGCAATAGTTGCGTCGTCTGGCTACTTTAAACCAATTGGCTTTTACGCCGGCTTACTGCGCGCCGATGGTGAAAAAAGACAGCGGCTTGAGCGTGGCGTATTTGCCGCCCAGCGACTGCAGCTCGGCCTGGTGCAGCTTGAGGTAGTCGTTGTATTGGTGCACGGCGTGGTCGTACTGCACGCGCAGGCCCACCACGTTGGCGTCGAGCTGCTGAATGCCTTCCACGAAGTTGCGGGCGTTTTCGGTGGGGGCCGCGCCGTTGGGGGCAGCCACGGGGTACACCGCTTTTAGCAGCGAATCCTGGGCCGCGTCGTATCGGTCAATCAGGTCGGAGCTGGCCATGGTTTCCTGGGTGTAGCGGCGGGCCTTCAGGCGGGTATTGGCCTGGTCGAGGGCCTGCAGCTGGGCGGTGTTGGCGCCGGGCTGGGCTTTCAGCTCGCGCAGCAGCAGGCGTGTCACCCCAATTTTCTGGTCGTCGCTTTCGGTCATGTTGCGCCATTTTGCATTCACCGAATCCTGCAGAATGTTGAACTGGGCCTTCACCTCGGCCACCGCCGCGGGGTTGAGGGAGGCACTTTTGGAGCCGTCGCGCTTGCAGGATGCCGCACAGGCTGCGAGCAGCAGGAGGGCTATAGCCAAGGATTTGACGGGAGAAACGAGAATTTTTGCCATGAGCGAAAAAGGGGTGAGCAAAGCGCGACAACGAACAAAACTACATGGTGCCGCCTGCCGGTGCTCAGAAAAGATTGGGAAGAAAACGACACGGCGTCAACGGCAAGTTCCGCTTCCTATTGTAAAGGAGGCTACCGGGCCGGCTCGCCACTGCCGCGCTGGGGCCAGAGGCCGCTGAGCAGTTGCTCGGCCAGGCGGTGGGCTATTTCGTCGGGTGTGAGCTTACCCTCGGGGCGGTACCAGCTGGGCAGCCAGTTGAGGCTGGCCAGCAGGGTGAGGGCGGCAAAGGCTGGGTCGGGGGTGTGCAGCTCGCCAGCGGCCACGCCCCGCGCAATCAGTTCCCGGAAAGCGCCTTCGTACCGGTCGCGCAAAGCCAGAAACTCGCTGCGGGCCGGCTCGCTCAAGTGCCGCCACTCGTGCAGAAACACGGCCGAGGCGGCGCTGTCATCCGTCAGCACCCGCACGTGGGCCACAATGGCCTGGCGCAGCTGCTCGGCCACGGGTGCCGCCTCCTGGGTAGCGGCCGCAAAGCCGGCAAAGAAGCTGTCGGCCAGCCCGAAGCACACCCGGTGCAGAATTTCTTCCTTCGACTTGATGTGCGAATACAGGCTGCCGGCTTCCAGGCCCAGCGCCGTGGCCAGCTCGCGCATGCTGGTGGCGGCAAAGCCCCGGGCCCGGAACAAGGCCGTGGCGGTGCGGTCAATCTGGGCTTTGCGGGGGCGAAGGGGGGCGGTGGCAGACATAGGCGGGAAAGGTAAAGATAGGGCCTACGAACGCCCGTTAGCAAACGGTTGATGAGACGCGCCTGCTGCCAGGGGCGCTGCTAAGGCATCGACAGGAATTAAGAGAAAGTTAAATCGGGACGCTTCCGTCAACTATCCTGGCGCCGGGACGTATCTTTGCCGTTGCACTGACCTTTTTAACTCTCATTTATTATGAACAAGCATTACTTACTGCTGTCAGCGGGCTTGCTGCTATCGGGCGCTGCCCACGCCCAGGGTACCGAACTCTTTTTCTCTGAATACGACGAGGGAGCGCACCAGTCGGGTGTTAGCTACGGCGGTGCCACCACCTCGACGGGCAACGAGCGGGCCATTGAGATTTACAACCCCACCACCAGCACCGTCAGCCTGAACCCCTACTCGGTGCGCCGCTATTCCAACGGCAGCGCCACCCCCACCGAGGAAGAGCGCCTGGTGAAAAATGTCAGCGCGGGCCAACCCACCACGGGCCTACCCAACACCATGGCCACGCGCAGCACGTTTGTGCTCGTCAACGGTGAGGCCTCG
Proteins encoded in this region:
- a CDS encoding TetR/AcrR family transcriptional regulator — its product is MSATAPLRPRKAQIDRTATALFRARGFAATSMRELATALGLEAGSLYSHIKSKEEILHRVCFGLADSFFAGFAAATQEAAPVAEQLRQAIVAHVRVLTDDSAASAVFLHEWRHLSEPARSEFLALRDRYEGAFRELIARGVAAGELHTPDPAFAALTLLASLNWLPSWYRPEGKLTPDEIAHRLAEQLLSGLWPQRGSGEPAR
- a CDS encoding ferredoxin--NADP reductase — its product is MYQTLTVVALTQETADSVTIHLERPDRQPIASRPGQFLTLILPCGPGGKKERRAYSLSSTPQEAPRLSVTVKRVPGGLVSNYLLDTVRVGQQMEVMEPLGNFTLSPSPKAARSLVLIGAGSGITPLMSMLKAVVQAEPQSHVLLIYGNRNEESVIFQKQLAELEARSNGHLQVEHVYSQPLQPGGPHRHTGRLNRTMLLRILEQRHQFPAEQAEYFLCGPEGLMTEAQAALALLGVPEARVRRESFAASADNAELMAAQPSGHGDVSTNPGDDTKSTRTVTLQYEGSEYVIEVPAGKTILDTALDEDIDLPYSCQAGVCTACRGKCLSGKVHLDEREGLSDSELKQGYILTCVGHPMTDGVVIEIG
- a CDS encoding M3 family oligoendopeptidase, whose amino-acid sequence is MLLVEPTAESATDTSRPPRHYLPEDFLVTDWATIEPFFQELQSRPVHTSAELERWLLDRSELEAVLSEDLAWRYIHMTCDTQDPARAEAFQYFVNEVEPLVAPYDHALNEKMLASEYLAGLDERRYGVFLRSVRRASEIYRAENIPLKTDISTKQQQYAATVGAMNVTLDGQELTLPQAADRLKNPDRAVRETAWRAIQARRLQDAKPLDALFTELIGLRHEVALNAGFANFRDYMFAALGRFDYTPQDCFDFHAAIRETVVPLIDNFDLERRQDLNLPALRPWDLDVDPSGQPPLRPFGTGEELLEKTITVFQNLDSYLGDCLRTMRQMGHLDLESRKGKAPGGYNYPLDETGVPFIFMNATSSLRDVVTMLHEGGHAVHSFLTRGLPLGADKHPPSEVAELASMSMELMSMDQWHVFFPDADDLRRAKKTHLESVLETFPWVATIDKFQHWVYEHPTHTEAERHARWVQLFDEFNQRTVDWTGLETFKPYLWQKQLHLYEVPFYYIEYAMAQLGAIAVWRNFRQNPTEGLAAYKRALALGYTAPIGQIYAAAGIRFDFSTEYLRTLADFVREEMEAL